A single genomic interval of Vairimorpha necatrix chromosome 5, complete sequence harbors:
- a CDS encoding putative SP-containing membrane protein — MVLLYYLIIFLSDIPVIGAGEYMEDLLNSMINRNLTMQDTCDSLMNSFKKEDMSSEAVRGYSVFFWDIITNHSIFKNMTENNDSIFSFRELRNFLRDAYLKKIKSVFRKTKWNPYLLNKFSIEEKNFIYDMVNLTLEYYNSLRLCYKDKINKANSTVNLVEDIIRENTCFIRNNKSEHLPTFVVKTCTGQLYGYFICYRYDWMDRALKFLTNNQNLLSKAECINDNYDFRNFSLEIITKPMGFAVQEDSYNSVNFSFMIFMGIIICFILTFLGYKYYNKKKTCNKNLI, encoded by the coding sequence ATGGTTTTGTTATATtatcttattatatttttaagtgACATACCGGTAATTGGAGCTGGTGAGTATATGGAAGacttattaaattcaatgATTAATAGGAATTTAACTATGCAAGATACTTGTGATTCGTTGATGAacagttttaaaaaagaagatatgTCTTCTGAAGCTGTTCGGGGCTATAGTGTATTTTTTTGGGACATTATAACTAATcatagtatttttaaaaatatgacaGAGAATAATGATTCAATATTTAGTTTTAGAGAATTgcgtaattttttaagagatgcatatttaaaaaaaattaaaagtgtatttagaaaaacaaaatggAATccttatttattaaataaattctcaattgaagaaaaaaattttatatatgataTGGTAAACCTTACATTGGAATATTACAATAGTCTACGTCTCTGTTATAAAGATAAGATTAACAAAGCAAACTCAACTGTGAATTTAGTTGAAGATATAATTAGAGAAAATACATGTTTTATAAGGAATAATAAAAGTGAACATCTTCCTACATTTGTTGTTAAAACTTGTACGGGTCAATTATATGGGTACTTTATCTGTTATAGATATGATTGGATGGATCGTgccttaaaatttttaactaaTAATCAGAATCTGTTATCTAAGGCCGAATGTATCAATGATAATTAtgattttagaaatttttctttagaaattattacGAAACCTATGGGGTTTGCCGTGCAAGAAGATAGTTATAATAGTgtaaattttagttttatgatttttatggGCATTATAATTTGCTTCATACTGACTTTTTTAGGATATAAGTACTacaataagaaaaaaacgtgtaataaaaacttaatttAA
- a CDS encoding ribosome biogenesis protein BMS1: MEKDKDEKHLNSRKMLSKMKYEENKIKLPIKNMCYKNDPPAFITVVGSKNSGKSSVIKSLVKKFTKQTLDHIKGPITLTVSVDKRVTIFECKDDIHQFVDTSKISDMVIFIIDATVGLECETLEYLSLLLAHGLPKIAFVVTHTDKKNVKKMFKKIKKQIYDEICDGLKFFYLGMNDGKYNESEILNMTRFISSMKYRPIEWKCTHPHIIIDKIDDINIYGYVRGASINKGVDVHIPGFGDTKIKDFEILDDPVPTKIEKKLSTKKMLLYAPMIHKEQVKVEICTEEIKDTEIEQVEEIKLFKKSKNKLKTEIISTEEIVIPEVTDMKQEIIIDNLEENVISDSDEDLEAIKEKVKNKFRKEVKTEEDFVEKFNEKYTEEEKNLKNFYTKEKDFLEESKLKNVSNKLRDVSYPGEYIKITLENMVDKKFDFSKILILGVYLVSELKQEILQGKVKTNKWHKRLLKTNDPLIFSVGWRRFQSIPVYSSKTSGENRMLKYSFKHGFCLINFYGFVVPPGTGFSIYSEKSKFKVLGYGNILDVTGDHNLVKKLKLVGYPSKIMGNTAFIKDMFTSNLEVLKFKNAKIKTVSGLKGNVKNPVGKNGEFRGAFEGEMLMSDIVTLKCFVPFPLHKILIPVNNLVETWKGLRSLREIREEFDIKIEDKYIEEVSHEESNDEESEEFVLPEEIEKRLPLDKRNIKVINEKIELPISPEEKRRKIFENEIELKRKQKEIAEQKEAEKIKSRKEKEKERFLEEKQERLKKTIIKSNLQKKRNRK, encoded by the coding sequence ATGGAAAAAGACAAAGATGAAAAACATTTGAATTCTAGAAAAATGTTatcaaaaatgaaatatgaagagaataaaatcaaacttccaataaaaaacatgtgCTATAAAAACGATCCTCCTGCTTTTATAACGGTCGTCGGATCGAAAAATTCTGGTAAATCTTCTgttattaaatctttagttaaaaaatttactaagCAAACACTTGATCACATTAAAGGGCCAATCACATTAACAGTTTCAGTAGACAAACGTGTTACTATTTTTGAATGTAAAGATGATATTCATCAATTTGTTGATACTTCAAAAATATCCGATATGGTGATTTTCATTATAGACGCTACTGTTGGTCTAGAATGTGAAACTTTAGAATATTTGAGTTTATTATTAGCACATGGTTTGCCCAAGATAGCTTTTGTTGTCACGCATACcgacaaaaaaaatgttaaaaaaatgtttaaaaaaataaaaaaacaaatttatgatGAAATTTGTGATggtctaaaatttttttatcttggAATGAATGATGGAAAATATAACGAAagtgaaattttaaacatgaCTAGATTTATAAGTAGTATGAAATATAGACCTATAGAGTGGAAATGTACACATCCACATATTATAATCGATAAAATAGAcgatataaatatttatggaTATGTAAGAGGAGCTTCAATTAATAAAGGAGTAGATGTTCATATACCGGGATTTGGTGacacaaaaataaaagactTTGAAATTCTGGACGATCCTGTCCCAactaaaattgaaaaaaaattatcgacaaaaaaaatgcttTTGTACGCTCCTATGATTCACAAGGAACAAGTCAAAGTAGAAATTTGCActgaagaaataaaagataCAGAAATTGAACAAGTAGAGGaaatcaaattatttaaaaaatcgaaaaataaattaaaaacggAAATTATTAGTACAGAAGAAATAGTAATTCCTGAAGTTACAGATATGAAAcaagaaattataatagacaatttagaagaaaatgTAATTTCTGACTCTGATGAAGATCTCGAAgctataaaagaaaaagtaaaaaacaaatttagaaaagaaGTAAAAACAGAAGAAGATTTTGTAGAGaaatttaatgaaaaatatacagaagaagaaaaaaatctcaaaaatttttatacaaaagaaAAGGATTTTCTGGAAGAAAGTAAGCTGAAAAATGTGTCTAATAAATTGAGGGATGTTTCTTATCCGGGcgaatatataaaaattacattagaaaatatggttgataaaaaatttgatttttctaaaatattaattttaggAGTTTATCTCGTCTCAGaattaaaacaagaaataCTTCAAGGAAAAGTTAAAACTAATAAATGGCATAAAAGACTTTTAAAGACCAATGACCCTTTGATTTTCTCGGTAGGTTGGAGGAGATTTCAAAGTATACCAGTTTACAGTTCAAAAACAAGCGGAGAAAATCGAATGTTAAAATATTCGTTTAAACATGGTTTTTGCCTGATAAATTTCTATGGATTTGTCGTTCCGCCTGGTACAGGATTTTCAATTTATTctgaaaaatcaaaatttaaagttttagGATAtggaaatattttagatgtGACTGGAGATCATAATTTAgtgaaaaaattgaaattagTAGGATATCCTAGTAAAATAATGGGCAATACAGCGTTTATAAAAGACATGTTTACTTCCAATCTCGAAGtacttaaatttaaaaatgctaaaattaaaacagtCAGTGGATTAAAAGGCAATGTGAAGAATCCTGTTGGTAAAAATGGAGAATTTAGAGGAGCATTTGAAGGCGAAATGTTAATGAGCGACATTGTAACTTTGAAATGTTTCGTTCCGTTTCctttacataaaattttaataccagtaaataatttagttGAAACTTGGAAAGGTTTAAGAAGTCTTCGAGAAATTAGAGAAGAATTTGATATCAAAATAGAAGACAAATATATTGAGGAAGTATCTCATGAAGAGTCAAATGATGAAGAAAGTGAAGAATTTGTTTTACCAgaagaaatagaaaaaagaCTCCCACtagataaaagaaatataaaagttattaatgaaaaaatagaacTGCCGATTTCTCctgaagaaaaaagaaggaAGATTTTTGAGAATGAAATCGAGTTAAAacgaaaacaaaaagaaattgcAGAACAAAAAGAagcagaaaaaataaaatcaagaaaagaaaaagagaaagaaagatttttagaagaaaaaCAGGAGAgacttaaaaaaacaataataaaatcaaatttgcaaaagaaaagaaatcgaaaataa
- a CDS encoding restin, producing the protein MEIGKKINLFKDCIATVKYIGNLEGEEGIWIGLELNQPIGKHDGVHKEKRYFTCEEKCGIFMKESKLRENVQVTNISQISNNKQDLDYEYENNVQKIIKDSVYKAKIKKMKTENKKTQEKLKQENENLKKSIKEKDLILEKYKNTTENLLDKLEYFEIEARNIIENIVKKINKLKKQYIEEEDYEELCENFKEIMKNAIEENTEDLEKNIEKFYKKIN; encoded by the coding sequence ATGGAAattggaaaaaaaataaatctttttaagGATTGTATTGCAACTGTTAAATATATTGGAAATTTAGAAGGCGAAGAAGGCATTTGGATAGGCCTGGAACTCAATCAACCAATAGGAAAACATGACGGAGTACACAAAGagaaaagatattttacatGTGAAGAAAAATGCGGCATATTTATGAAAGAGTCAAAGTTGCGAGAAAATGTTCAAGTGACGAATATTAGtcaaatttctaataataaacaagaTTTGGATTATGAATATGAAAACAATGTAcagaaaattataaaagacaGCGTCTATAaagcaaaaataaaaaaaatgaaaacagaaaataaaaaaacacaagagaaattaaaacaagaaaacgaaaatttaaaaaaatcaataaaagaaaaagatttaatattggaaaaatataaaaacactACAGAAAATTTACTAGACAAATTAGAATATTTTGAGATAGAAGCgagaaatataattgaaaatatagtaaagaaaattaataaactaaaaaagCAATATATTGAAGAAGAAGATTATGAAGAATTGtgtgaaaattttaaagaaattatgaaaaatgcTATAGAAGAGAACACAGaagatttagaaaaaaacatagaaaaattttacaaaaaaataaattaa
- a CDS encoding BUD32 protein kinase translates to MKILFRGAESVIYLKDGLLHKERLRKKYRIEELDTKIIKQRTKKEVNILIKLNALGIPCPVYKHTEGNIIKMEYIDGKNVKDLTNLSEDIFKEIGKLVNILHTNNIIHGDLTTSNFIYKDKIFVIDFGLSYISTKAEDKAVDLYVFEKSVKCAHDEKFIKNFYEGYTCQGNQEEVMTRLELVRKRGRKQEIY, encoded by the coding sequence AtgaaaattctttttcGGGGAGCCGAGTCAgtgatttatttaaaagacGGGTTACTACACAAAGAAAGATTGCGTAAAAAGTACAGAATAGAAGAATTGGAcactaaaattataaaacaaagaaCTAAAAAAGAGGTAAATATTCTTATAAAGCTAAATGCTTTAGGAATTCCATGTCCTGTGTATAAACACACAGAaggaaatattataaaaatggaaTATATTGACggtaaaaatgtaaaagaTCTTACAAATCTTTCAGAAgacatttttaaagaaataggAAAACttgttaatattttacatacgaataatataattcaCGGCGATCTTACAActtctaattttatttataaagacaaaatttttgtcaTTGATTTCGGATTATCGTACATTTCTACGAAAGCTGAAGACAAAGCCGTCGATCTTTACGTCTTCGAAAAATCTGTCAAATGTGCGCAcgatgaaaaatttatcaaaaatttttacgaAGGCTACACATGTCAAGGAAACCAAGAGGAAGTCATGACAAGATTAGAATTGGTAAGGAAAAGAGGTAGAAAACAAGAaatctattaa
- a CDS encoding exosome complex component (RRP45), with protein sequence MVVKDLLKSYTRLDDRDLLQRRDFKIEKLENFFLITYGDTQIMGMYHLSVGTPYIDKPNEGIVSFNCVAAYKRTDKLNSFLKKIFINQRCIDLEALCIKYATEVKLINIELRILNSDGEVYEPSVLIVNHILNHLKIPVNFLPVCFYFIAIDGVVVRDPTELEENEKDWSYLVVHKSKNEFIYVVKIGKENTLDDIYQVCEITSGSFE encoded by the coding sequence ATGGTCGTCAaagatcttttaaaaaGCTACACTCGGCTTGATGATAGAGACCTTTTACAGAGAagagattttaaaatagaaaaattagaaaatttctttttaataacaTACGGAGACACACAAATAATGGGTATGTATCATTTATCTGTAGGAACTCCCTATATTGACAAACCGAACGAAGGAATAGTATCTTTTAATTGTGTCGCCGCTTATAAAAGGACTGATAAACTTAACAgttttttgaagaaaatttttattaatcaaAGATGCATTGATTTAGAAGCTTTGTGTATCAAATACGCCACAGAAGtcaaattaataaacatTGAATTGAGGATTCTCAATTCTGATGGTGAAGTTTATGAGCCATCAGTTCTCATTGTAAATCATATTTTgaatcatttaaaaatcccAGTAAACTTTTTGCctgtttgtttttattttattgcaATAGATGGCGTGGTTGTCAGAGATCCCACAGAATtagaagaaaatgaaaaagaCTGGTCATATTTGGTAGTGCACAAATCGAAGaatgaatttatttatgtagTGAAAATAGGCAAAGAAAACACATTAGATGATATTTATCAAGTATGTGAAATTACTTCTGGTAGttttgaataa
- a CDS encoding putative methyltransferase BUD23: protein MSKIPEHVAPAEIYYDGHNAQKYETNSRIQAIQKEITRKCFDLLELQSPGLILDIGCGTGISGGVLSENNCEWIGIDISKDMLNICQSKGESLDQIRSDAGEGLTFKPGIFDGVISVSAIQWLFQSYNSSHIPKKRIRTFFTSLYSVVKPSTKCVLQFYLKNKKDIEILKNEATRAGFYGGIHIEKPNTKNVKQYLILQNYISEHKKKVKKITKKNKKR, encoded by the coding sequence ATGAGTAAAATTCCAGAACATGTTGCGCCCGCTGAAATTTATTACGACGGACACAATGcacaaaaatatgaaaCAAATAGTCGGATTCAAGCAATACAGAAAGAAATTACTAGAAAATGTTTCGATTTACTAGAATTACAATCTCCCGGGCTTATACTAGATATTGGTTGTGGTACTGGCATTAGTGGCGGTGTTTTAAGTGAAAATAATTGTGAATGGATAGGTATTGACATTTCTAAAGACatgttaaatatttgtCAAAGTAAGGGCGAATCTTTAGACCAAATACGCAGTGATGCTGGCGAAGGACTGACATTTAAACCGGGCATTTTTGATGGCGTGATAAGCGTCAGTGCCATACAATGGTTATTTCAAAGTTATAACTCGTCACATATTCCTAAAAAGAGAATTCGCacattttttacaagtCTTTATTCGGTTGTTAAACCGTCTACTAAATGtgttttacaattttatttaaaaaataaaaaagacatagaaattttaaagaatgaAGCAACAAGAGCAGGGTTTTACGGAGGAATTCATATAGAAAAACCAAATACgaaaaatgtaaaacaatatttaatattacagAATTATATATCtgaacataaaaaaaaagtaaaaaaaattacaaaaaaaaataaaaaaagataa
- a CDS encoding transitional endoplasmic reticulum ATPase CDC48-like protein produces the protein MNNKNKSQTDINSILRDKMITTSLNNTLKQNDFIPQLSKLGGIEYLKKSVETLIYNPLMKKQEYINLGQSPPMTLLLHGTSGVGKTFLIHSISQEYQIPIIIGNCENEKEIRETFRKGDITDKSIILFDNLDSLNEEDNFKSIKQLSENLNNYRGKSLIVGIVENIVKLPKLIQRFDNELLIKIPNIDERKEMCKFFSEKISHKIDDWSIVAEMTPGCTPRDLKKLFKIAGSATVAENRTFIEISDFEKSIKEIKKQNGHVTFDNIGSLDEVKEELKMSIIYPSKYPEKFQRMGINKPSGVLLYGPPGCGKTLLAKAVSNMSHCNFISVRGPELISKFVGDSEKEIRDLFGRAKQLQPCVIFFDEIDSLCQKRNNNDFCNRIVNQILTLLDGLEDRGDVYLIGATNRIEILDKALLRPGRFDKIIEVPLPSQQGCIDIFKKCVKDIPIEDFDYSSLPLCGLSGAEISGIAKEAALICLKNNFENIDMKITQENVIEAINKYRTSRNK, from the coding sequence ATGAACAACAAAAATAAGTCACAAACAGACATAAACTCAATATTAAGAGACAAAATGATTACAACAAGTCTAAACAACactttaaaacaaaatgattttattccTCAATTATCAAAACTGGGTGGCATagaatatctaaaaaaaagtgTAGAGACTCTAATTTACAATCCattaatgaaaaaacaagaatatataaatctaGGACAATCTCCGCCAATGACTTTACTTTTACACGGCACCAGTGGCGTAGGAAAAACATTTCTTATTCATTCAATAAGTCAAGAATATCAAATACCAATTATTATAGGTAACTGCgaaaatgaaaaagaaataagagAAACATTTAGAAAGGGGGATATTACTGACAaatcaataatattatttgataATCTTGATAGTCTAAACGAAGAAgacaattttaaatcaataaaacAACTATCagaaaatttgaataaTTATAGAGGAAAATCACTTATAGTAGGAATAgtagaaaatattgtaaaattacCAAAACTTATACAAAGATTTGATAATGAGCTACTAATTAAAATCCCGAATATTGAcgaaagaaaagaaatgtgtaaatttttttctgaaaAAATTTCACACAAAATTGATGACTGGTCAATAGTGGCAGAAATGACGCCTGGTTGTACGCCAcgagatttaaaaaaactttttaaaattgccGGCAGTGCAACAGTAGCAGAAAATAGAACTTTTATTGAGATATCggattttgaaaaaagtatcaaagaaataaaaaaacaaaatggACATGTAACTTTTGATAACATTGGATCTCTTGATGAAGTCAAAGAAGAACTGAAAATGAGTATAATTTATCCATCAAAATATCCAGAGAAATTCCAAAGAATGGGAATTAATAAACCATCAGGTGTTTTATTATACGGGCCGCCTGGATGCGGAAAAACTTTACTGGCAAAAGCTGTCTCAAATATGAGTCattgtaattttattagcGTACGAGGACCAGAACTAATAAGTAAATTTGTAGGCGATTCTGAGAAAGAAATACGAGACTTATTTGGACGAGCCAAACAATTACAACCATgtgtaatattttttgatgaaATTGATTCGCTCTGCCAAAagagaaataataatgatTTTTGTAATAGAATAgtaaatcaaatattaacTTTACTAGATGGTCTTGAAGATAGAGGAGATGTTTATCTGATTGGCGCTACTAATAGaatagaaatattagaTAAAGCTTTACTTAGACCAGGAagatttgataaaataatagaagTCCCATTGCCATCACAACAAGGATGTATTGACATTTTCAAAAAGTGTGTTAAAGATATTCCTATAGAAGATTTTGATTATTCGAGTTTACCTCTTTGTGGATTAAGTGGTGCTGAGATTTCTGGTATTGCTAAAGAAGCAGCGTTGATAtgcttaaaaaataattttgaaaatattgataTGAAAATTACACAAGAAAATGTTATAGAAGCTATAAACAAATACAGAACtagtagaaataaataa
- a CDS encoding cytoplasmic tyrosyl-tRNA synthetase (YARS), protein MSNINEEVPKSIGWSCAVTEDLHLGQISSLLTLAQISSNSNTSLKILLDDSDYTLKPNRKLIDTNFINLTSKISNILQNLNIQNVSFHKSTDVRNNENFVNDFYKLISVTSEQDAFKCLDKHDDVKMGDLLVPVIKFLDFVHLDVDKVVYNNEKYIRLGEGNKDVLDLEKDIGFIFSGTIFDNKKNKMTFFDKMSAIWICESEKSISKKINKYFCEEGNVDCYVFEIYEHVIFKFYEMKKKILEIDRDGETLKIESIEELKDLFRNKKIHPSDLKNNCSRIITSIFAQFNIK, encoded by the coding sequence ATGTCAAATATTAACGAAGAAGTTCCAAAATCAATTGGTTGGTCATGTGCAGTCACTGAAGATCTCCATCTCGGCCAAATTTCCAGTTTACTTACCCTCGCtcaaatttcttctaattctaacacttctttaaaaattttacttgACGATTCTGATTACACTCTAAAACCAAATAGAAAGTTAATCGACactaattttattaatttaacttctaaaatatctaatatattacaaaatttaaatatacaaaatgtCTCTTTCCACAAATCAACAGATGTAAGAaacaatgaaaattttgTCAACGACttttacaaattaatttCTGTCACATCGGAACAAGACGCGTTTAAATGTCTTGACAAACATGACGATGTCAAAATGGGCGATTTATTAGTACCagttattaaatttttagattttgtaCATTTAGATGTAGACAAAGTAGTTTACAATAATGAGAAATATATTAGATTAGGAGAAGGTAATAAAGACGTTTTGGATCTTGAAAAAGATATtgggtttatttttagtgGTACgatttttgataataaaaaaaataagatgactttttttgataaaatgtCTGCTATTTGGATATGTGAGAGTGAAAAAAGTATAAGtaaaaagattaataaatatttttgtgaaGAAGGAAATGTTGATTGTTATGTGTTTGAGATTTATGAGCATGTGATATTCAAGTTTTatgaaatgaaaaaaaaaattttagaaattgaTCGAGACGGAGAAACATTGAAAATTGAGAGTATTGAAGAACTAAAAGATCTGTTTAGGAATAAGAAAATACACCCAAGTgatttaaagaataattGTAGTCGAATTATAACTAGTATATTTGCCCagtttaatattaaataa
- a CDS encoding deoxyuridine triphosphatase (dut), producing the protein MTFSKLKITKLSKSAKIPERHSEGAAGYDISVLESGTINPKEISEIRTGLIFSIPKNHLGIIFGRSGLALKHGLEPINSKILPESNEELKVKILNNSNVPFEYTAGMRIAQMVIIKTCEYNIEEVECLESSTRGDSGFGSTGLH; encoded by the coding sequence atgactttttctaaattgaaaataacCAAATTATCCAAATCTGCCAAGATTCCTGAAAGACACAGTGAAGGCGCAGCCGGTTATGATATAAGCGTCTTAGAAAGTGGTACTATAAACCCCAAAGAAATATCAGAAATAAGAACAGgtctaatattttctattcCTAAAAATCATTTAGGTATAATTTTTGGACGATCGGGCTTGGCGCTTAAACATGGCCTGGAACCAAtaaatagtaaaatattGCCTGAGTCTAACGAAGAACTGAAAGTGAAAATACTTAATAATTCTAATGTGCCATTTGAGTATACGGCAGGAATGCGAATAGCGCAGATGGTGATTATAAAGACATGTGAATACAATATTGAAGAAGTTGAATGTTTAGAAAGTTCGACACGAGGTGATTCGGGATTTGGGTCTACAGGACtacattaa
- a CDS encoding U3 small nucleolar RNA-associated protein 12 (UTP12) has product MIRQTVFGGCNIKTRTSLFHEDGVYFCSSSNILITDDVKVKEVVFLDGFLNFVQVVNSDFLLSGDNLGNLYLVRKGKEANLLDSAKQEKLKSNKNRSEKMSNEEWVVDKIPFYNYLQDACFVDPNFIVCAFLKAIKIYDFKNMSIKSEIELNTVISCMNCNDSFVYVGTTNGDLFIYNLDLVLKHTIKIHDDRVQDLKFKKINQTIFMISSSTDSTIKIWQINKKFLKHVQTLVGHNDWVSQVNWTQDNSILSSSSDKTIRLWKFTDLKWECDTILGGAWIFYKFDECISDFISGHTDSVTKLDWSKNYLLSTSLDKTVRIFYNNREVGRPLTHGYEIQTGAFVEDWNLRIIVGGNETILRVLKPTYLFYQSCEWMKNNLKQIAEMHNNKTNLDDKNQQIHISEEEDLIFDETDFKFASVPAELSLTNDDIDHYDFQNVNEFLLSTTGFSEIKKVYGHYFEISDLAVSKNFIASSNKSLTKKFGGVFLWNKKLENIDYLEVHSYGINKLRFSPDEKYLCSVSKDKTSCIYEITHSNDTINIINDKWLKVKYINNDHKRIVWDCAFSFDSKYIATCSRDKNVFIYDLQEENKIVANFVFQNEVTALDFGPKNYTLVAGTEKGEIHKIIKKEGDFKLQEEIIRAHSQGVTVIRFNKKGDLVATGGHDGLINIYKQE; this is encoded by the exons ATGATCAGACAGACTGTTTTCGGTGGCTGCAATATCAAAACTAGAACTTCTCTGTTCCATGAAGATggtgtttatttttgttccAGTTCGAATATTCTTATCACAGATGATGTGAAAGTCAAAGAGGTTGTTTTTTTAGACggttttttgaattttgtaCAAGTGGTGAattctgattttttattgtcaGGGGATAATTTAGggaatttatatttagtaaGAAAAGGAAAGGAAGCAAATTTGCTTGATAGTGCCaaacaagaaaaattaaaatctaataaaaatagatcTGAAAAAATGAGCAATGAAGAATGGGTAGTCGATAAAATccctttttataattatttacaaGACGCCTGTTTTGTAGACCCGAATTTTATAGTCTGCGCCTTCCTCAAAGCAATCAAAATTTAcgactttaaaaatatgagtATTAAATCTGAGATAGAATTGAACACAGTAATCTCCTGTATGAATTGCAATGACTCATTTGTCTATGTAGGCACTACTAATGGTGActtgtttatttacaaCTTAGACTTGGTCCTCAAGCACACTATAAAAATCCACGACGACAGAGTCCAGGACTTAAAATTCAAGAAAATTAACCAGAcgatttttatgatttcaAGCTCGACAGACTCGACCATCAAAATATGgcaaataaataagaaatttttaaaacatgtCCAGACTTTAGTCGGCCACAATGACTGGGTTTCCCAAGTAAACTGGACACAAGATAATTCGATTTTAAGTTCTTCCTCTGATAAAACAATTAGACTTTGGAAGTTTACAGATTTAAAATGGGAATGTGACACTATTTTAGGAGGTGCT TGGATCTTTTACAAATTTGACGAGTGTATTAGTGACTTCATTTCTGGGCACACAGACAGTGTCACTAAATTAGATTGGAGTAAGAATTATTTACTGAGTACAAGTTTGGATAAGACAGTGAggatattttacaataatagAGAAGTGGGGAGACCTTTGACACATGGGTATGAAATACAAACAGGAGCGTTTGTAGAAGATTGGAATTTGAGGATAATAGTAGGCGGAAATGAGACGATTTTGAGGGTATTAAAGCCgacttatttattttatcaatcATGTGAATGGATGAAGAACAATCTCAAGCAAATAGCAGAAATGcacaataataaaacaaatttagaTGATAAAAACCAACAAATTCATATTTCAGAGGAAGAAGACCTCATATTTGATGAGACTGACTTTAAGTTCGCTTCAGTCCCCGCCGAGTTATCTCTGACCAATGATGACATAGACCACTACGACTTCCAAAATGTAAACgaatttcttctttctaCCACAGGCTTCtcagaaataaaaaaggtcTACGGGCACTACTTCGAGATATCCGACCTGGCAGTAAGTAAGAATTTTATAGCTTCCTCAAATAAGTCTCTTACTAAGAAATTCGGGGGTGTTTTTCTCTGGAATAAGAAGCTTGAGAATATTGATTATTTAGAAGTGCACTCGTATGGGATTAATAAATTGAGATTTTCCCCtgatgaaaaatatttgtgtTCTGTTTCTAAAGACAAGACATCTTGTATTTATGAGATTACTCACTCAAATGAtacaattaatattataaatgataaatGGTTAAAggttaaatatattaataatgacCATAAGAGAATAGTCTGGGACTGCGCTTTCTCTTTTGACTCAAAATATATCGCCACTTGTAGCAGAGACAAAAATGTCTTCATTTACGACTtacaagaagaaaataaaatagtcGCAAATTTCGTCTTCCAGAATGAAGTCACTGCCTTGGACTTCGGCCCAAAAAATTACACCCTCGTGGCGGGCACAGAGAAAGGGgaaattcataaaattataaagaaagaGGGCGACTTTAAATTACAAGAAGAAATCATACGAGCACACAGCCAGGGGGTGACAGTCataagatttaataaaaaaggagaTTTAGTAGCCACAGGCGGGCATGATGGCctgataaatatttataaacaagaataa